A stretch of Acidobacteriota bacterium DNA encodes these proteins:
- a CDS encoding reactive intermediate/imine deaminase, which translates to MPDHRPVHAPNLPAPVGPYSPGMGFERLVFVSGQGATDPSTGKLAGADATLQTEQCLKNLQAILQAAGSDLQYVLRCGVFLLDMGEFQAMNAVYSRMFGDHRPARTTIQAAALPGVGLRVEIDCIAYVPDSSR; encoded by the coding sequence ATGCCCGATCATCGTCCTGTCCATGCCCCCAACCTGCCCGCCCCTGTTGGGCCGTATTCGCCGGGGATGGGGTTTGAACGTCTCGTCTTTGTGTCCGGCCAGGGTGCCACCGACCCATCCACCGGCAAGCTGGCGGGCGCCGACGCCACCCTCCAGACCGAGCAGTGTTTGAAAAACCTGCAGGCGATTCTGCAGGCTGCGGGATCCGACCTGCAGTACGTGCTGCGGTGTGGCGTCTTCCTGCTCGACATGGGCGAGTTTCAGGCGATGAACGCCGTGTACTCGCGCATGTTTGGTGACCACCGCCCCGCACGCACCACCATTCAGGCCGCCGCGTTGCCTGGCGTGGGCCTGCGCGTCGAAATTGACTGCATTGCGTACGTCCCTGATTCATCCCGTTAA
- a CDS encoding YHS domain-containing protein encodes MLHLVATHIDPVCGMTVDPAKNKGGSFEFEGTTYYFCGQGCRLKFEADPTGWLKSGPKGMGKPTAGQAVPVTLTLKRPASATQDSGTSRPLDSRTPGPGFPSLDLPHGPGNPGVEAGRLSEVRHGA; translated from the coding sequence ATGCTGCATTTGGTGGCCACGCACATCGATCCCGTCTGCGGCATGACCGTGGACCCTGCAAAGAACAAGGGCGGTTCGTTCGAGTTCGAGGGGACGACGTACTACTTTTGCGGACAGGGTTGCCGGCTGAAGTTCGAAGCCGACCCCACAGGCTGGCTCAAGAGCGGGCCGAAGGGCATGGGCAAGCCTACGGCGGGGCAAGCCGTTCCAGTCACTCTGACCTTGAAGCGTCCCGCCTCCGCAACACAGGACTCCGGGACTTCAAGACCCCTGGACTCCAGGACCCCAGGCCCCGGGTTCCCAAGTCTGGATCTGCCCCATGGACCCGGAAATCCGGGAGTCGAAGCCGGGCGACTGTCCGAAGTGCGGCATGGCGCTTGA